TGGTTAATAGTATAGGTGGACAGCTGTAAAGGCCGTTGGCGGATGATTGGGATGAGAGCTAAGCAGGATGCAAGAAGAGGCACTAGTGCATTTAAGAAGAGATAGAGGGTGTCATCCTTGGGGTTTATTGCGTTGGCAATTAGAGTGTAAAGAGCAGCACTTACGCCATTGAAACTGATGGTGAGGGACAAAGCAAGTGCCCTGTTGGATGGGAAATTTCTGATGCACAAAACAAAGCACACCGTGTTGAACCAAGTGATGCTACAACCAGCTATCAAACACAGAAGAAATACCTGCCATGAATTCGCATTAAAGCACGGTTAGTTTGCAGTGAAATGGTGCCTCAGCAGTCAGCATTAATCAAATGCATTTACTTAAGCAAATGTTTCCCTCAGTTCCTTTCAGGAATACAGATAGATATATTAACTCTAAGTCAAGTAGCAATGGACAAGAGATCTACATGACCAAGCGGAGTCGTGAAATAAGTACAGATAGGTCTATCAAAAACTAACACCCTGTTTGGTTGGAGGGAATGGAATAGCACTCCCGCCTTATACATTGAATGGTAAACCATTTCTTTGTTTGGTTGAACGTAATACTCATTCAATGGAATAGTAATTACTTCCCTATTCCTTGTCCAACTGTAATAGCTATTCTTTGATATTACCAAAAAATGACCATTTCATGCAACCTTGAATaacaaaacaaaattaattttCAGATTAATCTTTTAAAACTTggactcaaaaatataaaaataaaatatttaaaatattttaatataatttaatataaaaataattatattaagaatgttattaaattatatattttatttttattaaattatatttaaaaataatcctattaaaatttaataacaataacaataataatctatcaaaaaaaaaaaattcttctaAGGGTACTCTGATTATTTCAGCTTTTTTTTCTCATACTATTACTGATTACAGCTATATTCCATTACAACCCTATTCTATTCTAGTGAACGAAACTTGACGTAAAATGCCAGCATAAAATTGTAAGTTTTGGCTCAATGTCAAGTATCTTCCCCTAATAAACAAACAACGGTTTTTAAAGAGTGGAGTTCGACCACTTTGGTCCTTCTCTCCAGATTGTGTCCTATAATAGGTAGGATATATAAACATGCAACAACCTCCACTCCCCAAGGGTCCTGTATTCATTTCCTAGTTAAGCCATGTAAAATGTTTTTTTCCTATCAAATACGAAGAATCTTTAGCTATTCTCTTCAATGGAACTGACCATCGCTGCATTTCTACCACAAGCTGTCTGGtttattttaaattgtaataTCGAATGTTTGAATAAATTGTATCAAGTCGAGGGCGACTCCTGGAGTTCAGGAGATGAGCCCTTGCTGCCAATGCAAGAAAAGTAAGTTGGAATGGAAGGTTTGCCTACTTCTCTGCCAAGAAATAATCCAAACAAAAGTCATAGGTGGTTTTCAACCACATCAGATCAGGACTAACTAATCTTTAGATACCAAACATTAGTTGATCTGGTAACAAGCAGAGTGGTTCAACAGAAAATCCCATATTCCCCTTACTGACTCCTCATTTTTCTTATAATATAATCCTACAAAGTTAtggaaaaacataaaagaaaaaattgaataaattcgTATCAGACACATTCGAAATCACTCCTAAGTTCAGAAAACATAGCCTTTAttataaacaaaaaagaaaatcaGAAATTAGTTGAAAGTAGCAATTAATGAAGGATTTATGGTAAAAAGTTTGGTGACAAAAGGTCCTGAAATGGTTAGAGAAGTATTCATTACTACTTCAACAACCAGCCAccaaatttcattattattattatgttacaAACAGAGCCATTTAAGATGCTAATTTTTATTGCATAATTGGATTAAAAGCTTGTTAGCTTTACATTTCATTTGCTAAACTATGTTACATTGTGTTCTAATGTTTGGTTTTGTATGGATTGAGGTTCAGTATTTCATTATTCCACTAACCCCCCACCCATGGAAACGAAGATAAAAAAAATAAGCTTACAAAAGCAGCAAATTCTGAAAAtagaataaataatttaaagaaatggaaggaaaaaaaactgcaaaattcagtaaaaaaTAGAACAGATTAGAAATCACAGGAAGAAGAGAAACCAGGCAATTTAAACAAGGACAAATTACAAATACCATGAAAGAGTCTATAAAGAACTAACCAGGAAATAAGGCAGGGAAATGACTTGCTTGATAACTAGCCATTGAAGAGCATAGCCAAAAAACCCAAAGAAAGCAGCCATGAACATCACAACCCACAATGGGAAATACATTAAAAACACCCCAGAACACCAGCCAAATGCTTTCCCCATATCTGAAGCAACGGACAAGTAGTTAAGCTGCAGTTGAGATATCCCAAGAACTGATTTCAATGTGGAAGAATATGATGAGAAATCGAAGTTGGTCCCTGTAAAAGCTTGTATCCATATCGTTGCTACTAATATCATCCATTTCCTTGATCGTACGGCCATTGTCAAAAGCTTCAATTCCCCAGAAAAGGAGAAGGAGagagaggaaggaagaagaaacttGGGTGAATGAATGATATGGCTAATTATTGTGCTGTCATGGCTTCCCACATTATTATGTTGGAAATTTTgaccttttttctttttataactgGGATGGCGATCGGTCCATTTGGATTTGGACGGATTTTGCTTATCTTTATAACTTGATTTGTTGGATTCGATCTTTTGttgtattttttaatattaaattttgatttgatttgttCTAAAGTTTTATACGTTGTTAAtgtatgttgggtgaaatttatTTAAGTTATAACACAtcaactgttttttttttttttgattaaaTAACACATCAACTGTTATAATTAAAAGGtatgatattaaatttaatttttaatatttttattttcattaattttagttaaatatttttaattttaaattgttaACTAAATACACATTTATCATGTGAGCTGCCTGAGCTGTGACGAACAAATAGTTCGACGATCAACTGTTTGACGGTAAGTTTCTTACGACCGATCAAGATTCCAGTCATTTTCAATTGCTTTTCTCtaagattttaaaattatatataaattcattttaaattttaattatcttAATTTCAAATAAATGATGGCGTAAAAATAATATTGCTTTTGAAAAGAAGAATAGGAAAGACAAAAGTTTGGGATCAATAAAATAAGATCATGAAAAACACATGAGAAACCTCCCTCATCGTGTTGAAATATCATTCTTCTTATTGAAATTATATAAGTGGCaattacaaatataaatataacaagAAGATAAGTtcaaaccttaaaataatattactTAAAAGAGTGATGTCATGTGACTTTTTCTATTCATATTATTTGCACTAATCGAaagtttcttttttttcattttttttatagtttaatttgtttttcacGAAACAGCTTCGAACATCACTTATCTAtgaaccaaaatttaaatatttttttctttaatctCTTGACCATTAAATTAACTAGGTGGGCACTGGTCCACCGCACGATTGTCGAATTATTATTTGGAGCTCGCTGATGAAACTTTTAAACAAAATTAACAATTCAATGAATTAAATAACAACTTTTGATTAGTTCAATGACttaaaatgaaaactttcgaCTAATTCAGTACTTTTTcagttaagtgactaaaatgaaacttACCTATAATTTTGTAACTAAGGgtataattttcccaacattttGCATAAATGAGTGATCTAGTCAACtcctacaaatatatatataaaaaagaaatATAAGCTCGGTCAAATTTTAAAGTGATCTCTAATATTCACATCATTCTAATTGAGTCTTCAAAATATCAACATCATACCAATCAGATCCTTCCATTAATCTACGCATTACTAAGATATTATATGCCTTCTCTGATCTAACATGTTTAAATTGACCTCCATCTCAGTTCCAAGCAATTAACACATAGTTTAGGAACTCATGGTGCAATTAACCAAATATAGATATTTTTGGACTTTCCGGGTCAAAGCACCATTTTCTTCAAGTACAGAATCTAAGAATTATGGAAGCAAAGTTTGTCACTAACCAAAAACTAAGACCAGCAAATAAGAAAGCGATAGAATATAGACAAGGTTGTTCATCACTCACATAAATCCACACTGAGTTCACTTGAGAGAAAAAGAACTTAAATACAGATAATCTTTGAAATGACATTAATTGTCGCACCATAAACAAGGCAGCTTTTACAGGGTGAACTTCGAATGTTAATGTCAACAACGGTTTCTCGTAGTTCAAACGATTAAACTACAAGTTTATCAAAGATCTAGTCACCATAAACAGTAATACTGAAATCAGGAAACCATATTAATATGCAACATTTTTACTTCCTAGTCCCTACTAAATCTTTATACTAAAGTTCAACTAGAACCTTCTTAGTTGCAAGCCCACCCCAAGAGAGTTCAGCTACCGAAAcaaaaggcaataacattaacatacaCTGGAAAGAGCTAGCTTGATATTGCTTATTGAGCAACCGAGGGCCAAATAGGAGAATATAGGCTAGGTAGTCTTCACAAAGTGAGGGGTTAACATTTTCCCAATCTCCAGGAAacctaccttttcttttccattAAAAATGGTCTTAAGCTTCTCATCGCAAAAGATCTCCTTCCTGTTATTGGGATTCTGCAGTTAAAAGTATATGTATAATTTAGTTTATGTTATTAAACAAAATTTTCTCATGAAACAATGTCACTCACTCACGTTAAGATTTCTGAGCAAAACGCGAAATGAGTCAGATAAGGTGTCAGATGCATGTACTTCAAGAAAACAATAGTTGGAGCAAAATAGCTGTAGGAAACACAGCTATGGACTGCATAAATTTTAGATACTCAACTTGACAGACAAAACACGAAACAAATGCAAAAGGGTAGGAGGATTCACCGACACTGCTGAGGAACTTATCTCAACCATTCACATTTACATCCTTTTCCTCATTCACTATCTCTTTTCAACCGATAATAGCTAATCAGTAATAGAAGCACATACCATGGGAAAATATAAGGAAGAAGTAGGATTCTCCAGTGAAATCTCTTATGCAAGCATTAAAGAGGAAAAACTTAAGTGGAAGGTGAAAATGTTGCCTAGTTTAAGCATCTATTGCTCTCTGCCTCAGTCTCAAGGACTGCATGTTTAGTCCAAAGGACAACAAGCACTACTCCTTTTAATTTGTTTGGCCTTCTCTAGGATCTAACAAAGAATTGAAACAAAGAATTGAAGGAAGACACCCTATGAGATTAAAGACTGATTCTTAACTTATCACATataattctattttctttctaGTCCCTAAGATTTATCCAGTATCCAACCAGGGTACCTCTTGGTTCTTGAAACTTCGAAAGTAAATGAAAACATCATTTGTCACAAGAAATAATAAAGTTCCATTCCAGTTTTCCAGCCTTAAGATTTTCCATACAAGATCCAAGCAAAACCTTAACATGCGGATTGCGGAAAACCAGGAAATGGAAGAAAGGCCACGGTGGGTAACCTGCGGCTCGATTTAAGCACAGGCAATAGAATCCAACATTTTCAAAACCACTTTTCAAACCctcccttctttccttcatcaaTACTTCACTTTCTTACACTAAGAAACTAATATTGACCTTCTAGTATCATCTTGACTTACACCTAGTTTTCTCCTATAAATGTCACTTTAAAAACAAATCGAAAacacccaaaataaataaataaaaatagccAACAACAAGAACAACAAAGAACTTCTTTTACAGTGGGAATGCAAGCATCAAGTTGAATCCCCTCAAAAAGCACACAACTTAGAGCCATGACCATCAATGAAAACCAATGAACAACATTCTAAATATATATACTTTGTAATAAATTCATATTAACAATCTTAAAACTTATCCTACCACCACAACAAAGTCAGCTTCTATTAACAATAAACATCAAACAGCTCTGAACTTCATGGTTAACAACCACAGAGATAATAAAACAAATATccaaggcaaaaaaaaaaatcagtagCAAAGAGGGCCAAAAACACAAAGCAAAGACAACCAAAGAAGCTACCAACCATAAAACCATTTAAcatagtaaaaagaaaaaaactacAGTTGAAATATAGAGAGAGACGACCTGGAGGTTTTGGGATTTGATATAGAACCAGATCTGCTTAACAGCTTCAGTACGGGAAGCCTGTTGAGCTCCAAGGAACTGTCCCAAAGCAGGAGAAACCGGGGTAACTTTAGAAATCCCAGTGGGTCGAGTCTCGGATCGAAGAGCAGCTGGTTTTTTAGTCTTGGGTTTTGAAGTGGTCGGCTTTTTCCGAGTTTTCTGAGCCACTTTTGGAGAAGCTGATTtcgcagcagcagcagcagcataAAACTTGGCTGCTGTCGACGGCACCGCCGCCGTTGCTGAGGAAGCTAACAGCTCCTTGAAACCTTTGTAAAGCCTGAACATAGTTGATCGCTAGAGATTGTCTCGCCTTTGACCTTTTTCTGTCGGGTCTGAGTAGAAATCGAGATTACGAGGGCGGTCTTTCAAATAAAGTGAGGGCTCCGGCCCGTGAAAATGGGACTCGGAGGGGGTCTTTTCACTATTTTTCGGTACTAGGAGTGTAGTTAGCGTTTGCCACGtcaacatttttatttttctctttaaaCTTACCGTTAAGAAAAGTTTTATGGAGTTTGCTAGCTGTTtttaccttcttttttttttcaagttaggccctaaatttagtaattatttttatattggggATCGAACTTTTTTGTCAAAGTTGATCTTTGAAGTTAGCAATTATTTTCATATTgaggtttaaaattttttttgtttaagttAATTTCTGATATTTAAAGCAACTAATTTTAGTGATTGGATTAATTTGAATCAAACAGTTAAACTTCTTGGATTATGGATAACCGATTGATATTACATTGAAGACTTCCTTAAAGAACAAATTTCCAACGATCCACTTTACATTGATCTTTATCAGAATATTGTTTTTGCTATTTTATAGTTGTTATTATTAAGGGGTTGGGTTGTAATTAGTCACTAGTATGCTAGCAAGTCTCGAAAACTTTTATATATTGAGAGACTTGTATGAGTTTTGTAAGAGAGTATAAAGATCACTTTATTATTCATTGAGGAACGTATTTTATGAGGGCATTTGAAGTGtagaaaatttatatttatagcctaaatactCAGGGGAGGATTTAGATTTTATAGGTAAGTGTTCAAATATTCAAGTACAAAAATAAGTGGCAAAACTTGATTCATAGTTGCTCTATTGTAGATTAAAGATAGTGGAACTCATTGAGCTAAGCTCCACAAACATAAGGAAACTGATCTGTGTAAACAATCTTATATGTTCATTGTCAGGCACTTCCTTTTATCACTCGATTTAAAAGAAATAAGCAACCGTTAGATTTCAACATTTTTAATAACATTTACTGCAGTTGACTATTCCTTCCTCGATAGGATTTCCTTGGTTTTAGGTTACATTCCCCAATGGCCTCATttaactttcaattttttttagttttcgCTTTCTACTTAAGATCCGACACTGGCGAAAGTTTATTCACCTTcacattattatcattatcatctCTCCTATGGATAAGATCTTTCAACATCTTCTTAGTATGATGCATTGCAAAcataattaaagaaattaaaatttctttaaaaatataattaattaaaaagtatATTTTTCACATTAAGAATGGACTTAGACAAATTATTATCTAGATACATTTGAATTTGGACATCCATATGTCTAGATTCTTTCTAGATGTGTTTTTAGGaagtctatatatttttaatttttttcctaaaaTATCAGTTTtaggttattattattttaaaaatatataaaatataaatttataaaaatatgtacaattagaaaatatataaaagccagtaatatttgaaatatatataaatttgggAATAAATTATATTTGGATGATCCTAAAATATATAGTTTTATAATATAATGTCACATCAtcaacttttaaaaatataaaaattttattatacacTCATCCATATTTAATATATTCTCtcttaatttaactttaattaaatgaattaacaaattaaaattttaataaataaacaaacattttcttcttttataatttttaaatatttttagtttttttaatttaatcatcttttatttatttaatttcgaa
Above is a genomic segment from Gossypium arboreum isolate Shixiya-1 chromosome 8, ASM2569848v2, whole genome shotgun sequence containing:
- the LOC108467996 gene encoding protein NUCLEAR FUSION DEFECTIVE 4-like isoform X2 — translated: MAVRSRKWMILVATIWIQAFTGTNFDFSSYSSTLKSVLGISQLQLNYLSVASDMGKAFGWCSGVFLMYFPLWVVMFMAAFFGFFGYALQWLVIKQVISLPYFLVFLLCLIAGCSITWFNTVCFVLCIRNFPSNRALALSLTISFNGVSAALYTLIANAINPKDDTLYLFLNALVPLLASCLALIPIIRQRPLQLSTYTINQDPFIFIVLNVLAVITGLYLLLLNSLSSETLRARTLLLGALILLFLPLCLPGIVCDRNMGFRTNSSLVDLSDPELHTELIEKDQSNSLNIEPFSAINKEGLFEKVMEKGRLTMLGEEHPARLLVCRWDFWLYYVAYFCGGTIGLVYSNNLGQITQSLGYNSKISAVVTLYSSFSFFGRLFSAAPDFLLG
- the LOC108467393 gene encoding upstream activation factor subunit UAF30-like — protein: MFRLYKGFKELLASSATAAVPSTAAKFYAAAAAAKSASPKVAQKTRKKPTTSKPKTKKPAALRSETRPTGISKVTPVSPALGQFLGAQQASRTEAVKQIWFYIKSQNLQNPNNRKEIFCDEKLKTIFNGKEKVGFLEIGKMLTPHFVKTT